The stretch of DNA CTTGATCTTGAGCGCAAACTTGGAATTACCCGGCACTTCGTAGGACTCACCTGCGGCGTAGGTCTTCCACTCGTCGGAGCCAGCCAGCTTGACTTCCATTTCGCCGCCAAGCACTTCCATCAGCTCGGGTGCCTCGGTGCCAAACTCGTAGTCACCGGCCTGCATAAAGCCGAGCGTCTTCTTCGTGCCATCGGCAAACACGACGGTGCGGCTGGTGACCTTACCATCGAAGTAAACATTGGCTTTTTTGACGATCTGGACATTGTCGAAAGTTTCAAACATGCCCGCAAATTCGACGAACCCGACGCGGTTGGCAATGCCAATTTTCAGCCATAAATCTGGTGCGGGCGGAAGGAATCGAACCCTCATCTCAAGCTTGGGAAGCTCATCTCTCCCTTTTATTTATAAGGCTTCCGGGCCCATACTACTAGAATGTTACTAGAAAATCTGAGCGATTCCAGCCTGATACACTGGCTCAACCACCAAGACTGTGGCTGTGCACTTTCATGAAATGTATAAGGCACAAAACCACAATCACCGAACGTATCGACTAACCTACACAAAGCACTTTGACGAATCATCAGAATGGCAATACTGGATGTTGGGCATACTGCCTCTGGCGATCCTACAGGCGGTCTTGGCAACGACGGTGATTTCTACCTCGACTCATCCGATGGAGATTTCTTCACAAAGGTAAGCGGATCATGGCAGTCTGAGGGCAATTTGAAGGGGGCATCCGGTGACGGTTATTTTTCTCAATCCGGTGCCAATGTTTATTACGACTCCGGAAACGTTGGGCTTGGCACAGATTCTCCTGAAGCGACCTTACATGTGGACGGTGATATAAAAATTACCAATGGAGCACTACTTATCTCTCCACAGGGCGATATACCAATGATTTCGTATTCTAACTAGATCATTCTTCTTTTCGTTATTCTTGGTTTTCGGTCTATGTAACAATCATACAAGTCAACCATTTGCATGCGTGCCAGCTTGGGGGTATAAACGCTAAGCGCTCACAATCCCTACCGAGCCGACGGAAAGGACTAGCCTAAACCAAGGAACGCTCCCCTACCCATTTTCTAGGCAACTACACAAAGCCTTGTTTTGCCTAGGCATATTTGACCACGATGAGTTCGATACCCTGTCGTTGAGCGGCCAGCGCCGCCTTCGCACAATAGCCCTGATCGGCATAGGCAATTTCCAACCTCTCTCCGGTGACTTTTTCGGGGGGGGGGCGTAAACGTGAAATTGCCGTTGATGATGGTATGCTTAATCATTGAAATAGCCTCCACGCGAAAAGGGTCGTGACATGAGTACAACGGCCAGCCCGATCAGTGACTTACCCGGCAAGCGATCAACAGCGGTCATCTCTTCGAATGTCCACTGAAATAGTCCCGGGCCTGTTGTTTTTGTTGGGACGCTAAGCGGCGCATCAGTTCGGAATCGCGTTAGCCTCCACGTGAAAGAATGTGCCCGACCTTTGACGTTTACATCTCCAGCCAATGCTGCATGCTACGGGCGTCATCAAAGGAAAATCCGCATCTACGGAAGATTCACACAAAATGTATTACATGCAATGAATAGGGGTAGCGAAGGGGTTCCAGCCGGAGATTACGGGTCGCTGCATACGCTTAGGGCTGAGAGAAGGGTGTTCGGCATTAGCTTTGCGTTGATGAATTATGTCCGATCACTGCTTCGATTGAAGCCCATGGCGGAAGGGAAAACCTTCCGCGTTTATCCAGGCCAGGACATCAAGACTCCAGTTTATGCGCGATATGGCACATCAGACTTTCGCGTGTTCCAAACGGTTTTTCTCTCGCGCGAATTCCATCCACTGCGTCAGATGCAGGACGTCAAGCTAATCGTGGACGTTGGTGCCAACGTTGGCTATACTGCGATACTCTTCTGCCACATGTTTCCGAACGCCGCTATTATCGCAGTGGAGCCGGACCCCGGTAATTTCGCCATCTTGAAAAAAAACACTGAGCCTTACGGGGATCGAGTGCGCGCAATACAGGCTGGCGTTTGGGGCGAGCCGAGCCGGATGAAATTTACCCAGAGCAATTACAGAGGGGGCGACATGTGGGCCAAGCGAGCCGTCGCCAGCGATTCAGCAGAAGGTTCGATCCAATGCATCACCCTGGAAAGTTTACTCAAAG from Cerasicoccus sp. TK19100 encodes:
- a CDS encoding pyrimidine/purine nucleoside phosphorylase, producing MFETFDNVQIVKKANVYFDGKVTSRTVVFADGTKKTLGFMQAGDYEFGTEAPELMEVLGGEMEVKLAGSDEWKTYAAGESYEVPGNSKFALKIKDGGADYCCSYLS
- a CDS encoding FkbM family methyltransferase, with amino-acid sequence MAEGKTFRVYPGQDIKTPVYARYGTSDFRVFQTVFLSREFHPLRQMQDVKLIVDVGANVGYTAILFCHMFPNAAIIAVEPDPGNFAILKKNTEPYGDRVRAIQAGVWGEPSRMKFTQSNYRGGDMWAKRAVASDSAEGSIQCITLESLLKETDADAIDILKLDIEGAEVSVFQNATPWISRVRCVSVELHDDTELGSATEAFDSLFSESTYNILHSGEKKIAILKSSKS